Proteins co-encoded in one Flavivirga eckloniae genomic window:
- a CDS encoding SusC/RagA family TonB-linked outer membrane protein: protein MKTRFTLLLFLLFTLHAFAQDKTISGTVVSAEDNMPVPGVNVIVQGTVRGVSTDFDGRYTIKVSEGETLEYSSLGFKTVSVPVQDQTQIDMTLEPDIETLNEVVVIGYGQMRSKDLTSAITTIKSEELQAVPTGSVMQALQGKVAGMQVVSNGSPGQGPTIRVRGIGSYDANLNDANDPSSPLYVVDGMFFDNIDFLNTADITSVSVLKDASAAAIYGVRAANGVVLIETKSGGFNKKVEITYDGYSGVQIAQNVLKVANSEQFTTLAIESGSAPDAQFILNAMQRYGRSRVNPNVPDVNTDWYDEIIRPGFIQNHSIGITGGAENISYAVGVNYFQQEGILDMKNEYERFNLRSKLEFKANDWLKVGANTVLSNATRYDGENSAWRLAYYAVPIMPVLDPNLANDPNVFPKNYANAQDLGYRGGQNPFPLLDLSENRAKIRNILANFFAEFTIIPDKLKFKTAYNHNFQTIEDRNVRLPYFVGNQFQREDASLNKVNTTISNQIWDNTLTYTDNIDKHNFTVLAGSSFRDESFQNLRARGLNFPLSGEEAYYLDQAQTIVVEDVRDGGAREYGLSYFGRVSYNYDNRYLLYGTFRADGTNKYQEKWGYFPTIGAGWVLSEEAFMENNGIFDFLKLRGSWGELGNDNVPASNGSITSTVVETALGDTRFSGLSTGSDFTALKWEVTEEINVGITARLLNDNLSLEADYYVRDTEDAVIPVERPLIPGVTRENVGEIRNSGFEIALSWNKSVSDDFSYNIGANFATLSNEVLNLSGQPHLDAGSAEFRQRSIVGESLFAFYGREVAGVYQNQAEIDADPVAVSNNLVPGDFKYKENGGDPNTIDDDDRVVLGSFLPSYTFGFNIGFNYKNWDFNTTATGQGGNKILNRKRMEVIFTSDTNWDRDFAINRWHGEGTTNSYPSAAAVRKGWNQRLNDYYIEDGDYFRIQNITLGYTINKAGKNSSVPKIRIYMTAERPITLFNYNGFNPEVANGVDNQTYPIPAVYTVGVNVKI from the coding sequence ATGAAAACAAGATTTACTTTACTGCTATTTCTTTTGTTTACACTTCATGCTTTTGCACAGGATAAAACTATCAGTGGTACTGTTGTAAGTGCCGAAGATAATATGCCTGTACCAGGAGTTAATGTTATTGTACAGGGAACAGTAAGAGGGGTAAGTACAGACTTTGATGGTAGATATACTATTAAAGTAAGTGAGGGAGAAACATTAGAATACAGTTCTCTCGGATTTAAAACTGTATCAGTCCCAGTTCAAGACCAAACACAAATCGACATGACATTAGAGCCGGATATTGAGACTCTAAATGAAGTGGTGGTTATTGGTTATGGACAAATGAGATCAAAAGATTTAACATCAGCAATTACTACAATTAAATCTGAAGAACTACAAGCAGTTCCAACCGGTTCTGTCATGCAGGCATTACAGGGGAAAGTAGCAGGGATGCAAGTTGTAAGTAATGGATCGCCAGGACAAGGTCCAACGATTAGGGTTCGTGGTATTGGATCTTATGATGCTAACTTAAACGATGCGAATGATCCTTCTTCTCCTTTATATGTTGTAGATGGTATGTTTTTCGATAATATCGATTTTTTAAATACGGCAGATATTACATCCGTTTCCGTGTTAAAAGATGCCTCAGCGGCAGCAATTTATGGAGTTCGAGCGGCAAATGGCGTGGTATTAATCGAAACAAAATCTGGAGGTTTCAATAAAAAAGTTGAAATCACTTATGATGGATATTCAGGTGTCCAGATTGCGCAAAACGTATTAAAGGTTGCAAATTCAGAACAATTTACAACGCTTGCAATAGAATCTGGTTCAGCACCAGATGCTCAATTTATTTTAAACGCCATGCAACGCTATGGTCGTAGTAGAGTAAACCCGAATGTACCAGACGTAAATACAGATTGGTATGATGAAATTATCAGACCGGGATTCATTCAAAATCACAGTATAGGTATTACAGGAGGCGCCGAAAATATAAGTTATGCCGTAGGGGTAAACTATTTTCAGCAAGAAGGTATTTTGGATATGAAAAATGAGTACGAGCGTTTTAACCTAAGAAGTAAACTAGAATTTAAGGCGAACGATTGGCTTAAAGTAGGTGCCAATACAGTGTTGAGTAATGCCACACGATACGATGGCGAAAACTCAGCATGGCGTCTGGCATATTATGCTGTGCCTATCATGCCGGTTTTAGACCCTAATTTAGCCAACGACCCCAATGTATTTCCAAAAAATTATGCCAATGCACAGGACTTAGGTTATAGAGGTGGTCAAAACCCATTTCCGCTATTAGATTTAAGCGAAAACAGAGCCAAAATAAGAAATATACTGGCCAACTTTTTCGCAGAGTTTACCATAATCCCCGATAAACTTAAATTTAAAACAGCATATAATCATAATTTTCAAACCATTGAGGATAGAAATGTAAGACTACCATATTTTGTTGGTAACCAATTTCAAAGAGAAGATGCTTCCTTGAATAAAGTGAATACAACCATTTCTAATCAGATTTGGGATAACACACTAACCTATACAGATAATATTGATAAACACAATTTTACGGTACTGGCGGGGTCTTCATTTCGAGATGAATCCTTTCAGAATTTACGAGCCAGAGGTTTAAATTTTCCGCTATCAGGTGAAGAAGCTTACTATTTAGATCAGGCGCAAACCATAGTTGTTGAAGATGTAAGAGACGGAGGGGCCAGGGAATATGGGTTGTCATACTTTGGAAGAGTATCCTATAATTACGATAACCGCTATCTGCTATACGGAACGTTTAGAGCAGATGGTACCAACAAGTATCAGGAAAAATGGGGCTATTTCCCAACTATTGGAGCAGGTTGGGTACTTTCGGAAGAAGCTTTCATGGAAAATAATGGCATATTCGATTTCTTAAAACTACGTGGTAGTTGGGGAGAGTTAGGTAACGATAATGTACCCGCAAGTAATGGTTCAATCACATCAACAGTAGTTGAAACTGCTCTGGGAGATACCCGATTTAGCGGTTTAAGTACAGGAAGTGATTTTACCGCACTTAAATGGGAAGTTACAGAAGAAATCAACGTTGGTATTACAGCCAGACTGTTGAATGATAATTTATCACTCGAAGCAGACTATTATGTTAGAGATACGGAAGATGCCGTGATACCAGTTGAAAGACCTTTAATTCCAGGCGTTACACGTGAAAATGTTGGAGAAATTAGAAACTCCGGATTTGAGATTGCTTTGAGTTGGAACAAAAGTGTTTCAGATGATTTTAGTTATAATATAGGAGCAAATTTTGCGACTTTAAGCAATGAAGTTTTAAACCTTAGCGGACAGCCTCATCTGGATGCAGGTAGCGCAGAATTTCGTCAGCGTTCTATCGTTGGAGAATCATTATTTGCGTTTTATGGTAGAGAAGTCGCAGGTGTTTATCAAAATCAAGCCGAAATAGATGCAGACCCCGTAGCCGTTTCAAACAATTTGGTTCCCGGAGATTTTAAGTATAAAGAAAATGGAGGCGACCCGAATACAATCGATGACGACGACAGAGTTGTTCTGGGATCGTTTTTACCAAGTTACACATTTGGTTTCAATATCGGTTTTAATTACAAAAACTGGGATTTTAACACAACAGCCACAGGTCAAGGCGGTAATAAGATTTTAAACCGTAAAAGAATGGAAGTCATATTTACCAGTGATACCAACTGGGACAGAGACTTTGCAATCAACCGTTGGCATGGAGAGGGAACTACCAATTCCTATCCGTCAGCAGCAGCAGTGAGAAAAGGTTGGAACCAACGCTTAAATGATTATTACATCGAAGATGGAGATTATTTTAGAATACAAAATATCACCTTAGGGTATACCATCAATAAAGCAGGAAAAAATTCAAGTGTTCCTAAGATTAGAATCTATATGACTGCTGAAAGACCTATAACATTATTCAATTACAATGGGTTTAATCCCGAAGTTGCAAATGGTGTAGATAATCAAACCTATCCAATTCCCGCAGTGTATACTGTAGGCGTTAATGTAAAAATTTAA
- a CDS encoding RagB/SusD family nutrient uptake outer membrane protein — MKRILKNIYAPLISMTIFAFLLAGCSDNLDAPQENNNFAGGTDFTKTEDMILSIVGVYEAFQSRGWEQPLLISVRGDDVNSGGLGDQQDFTETDLFNYNKDYWMYNSLWENVYVDVITAHTGMEQIVRYQEFADEAGIAKGDQYIAEAKVLRAIMLFDISRVWGNVFIPETSNTAELLDVTTVPTKNEVMQHISDQMDEAIPHLPDMRPNERTDLPGGVTRYTALAIKALANQELKNYQAVADATGDIISSGKFSLFSDFYELFKTPGKLSDESILDLQYSDFGQGEGDREGHLYAPYGPQGWTPAVLGASSGWGFYEPSMKFIKFMLDRGETVRLETSVLFTDRGIAEIQTDPAYATLPGWISNTTRDGDVINDYARALFASGKHYLPSNQLITGRTAYGSNKNYMVIRYAEILLMYAEALVQGASGNALTATQAVNLVRERGGMTALGSVTLDDVIDEKFAELGMEWGKRYYDMLRLERYSELSYDGRTFSADKAFLPYPQSQVDQFPVLEDGSI, encoded by the coding sequence ATGAAAAGAATATTAAAAAACATTTACGCGCCTTTAATATCAATGACCATATTCGCTTTTTTATTGGCAGGTTGTTCAGATAATTTAGATGCGCCTCAAGAAAATAACAATTTTGCAGGAGGAACAGACTTTACAAAGACAGAAGATATGATTCTGTCTATCGTAGGTGTTTACGAAGCATTTCAATCAAGAGGTTGGGAACAACCCTTATTAATCTCCGTTAGGGGAGATGATGTGAACTCAGGAGGTCTGGGAGATCAACAGGATTTTACAGAAACAGATCTTTTTAACTATAACAAAGATTACTGGATGTACAACTCGTTATGGGAAAATGTATATGTAGATGTTATAACAGCACATACAGGTATGGAGCAAATTGTGAGATATCAGGAATTCGCAGATGAAGCCGGTATTGCAAAAGGCGATCAATATATAGCTGAAGCCAAGGTGTTACGAGCTATTATGCTTTTCGATATTTCCAGAGTTTGGGGCAATGTGTTTATTCCTGAAACTTCCAATACAGCAGAACTTTTAGATGTTACAACAGTACCCACTAAAAATGAGGTGATGCAGCACATATCAGACCAAATGGATGAAGCTATTCCACATTTACCAGATATGCGTCCAAACGAACGTACAGATTTACCGGGCGGCGTAACACGCTATACCGCTTTAGCCATTAAAGCTTTAGCCAATCAAGAGTTAAAGAACTATCAGGCGGTCGCAGATGCAACAGGAGACATAATAAGTTCCGGTAAGTTTAGTCTGTTTTCAGATTTCTATGAGCTATTTAAAACTCCCGGAAAGCTAAGTGATGAAAGCATATTAGATTTACAATACTCAGACTTTGGTCAGGGAGAAGGCGATCGAGAAGGGCATTTATACGCACCTTATGGACCTCAAGGATGGACACCGGCAGTTTTAGGAGCATCAAGTGGTTGGGGCTTTTACGAACCTAGCATGAAATTTATCAAGTTTATGTTAGATCGTGGAGAAACAGTTCGTTTAGAAACCAGTGTCTTATTTACAGATCGTGGTATTGCAGAAATACAAACAGATCCAGCTTATGCGACACTGCCTGGATGGATTTCGAATACAACAAGAGACGGCGATGTAATAAACGATTACGCCCGTGCTTTGTTTGCCAGCGGAAAGCATTATTTGCCATCCAATCAATTAATTACAGGAAGAACAGCCTATGGCAGTAATAAAAATTATATGGTAATCCGTTATGCTGAAATTTTGTTAATGTATGCAGAAGCCCTAGTACAGGGAGCTTCAGGAAATGCATTAACAGCAACCCAGGCCGTTAATTTAGTTAGAGAACGAGGAGGAATGACCGCTTTGGGCTCGGTAACTTTAGATGATGTTATAGACGAAAAGTTTGCAGAACTAGGTATGGAATGGGGTAAACGTTACTACGACATGCTTAGGCTTGAACGTTACAGTGAATTAAGTTATGACGGTAGAACATTTTCAGCAGATAAAGCCTTTTTGCCCTATCCACAAAGTCAAGTAGATCAATTTCCTGTTTTGGAAGACGGTTCAATATAA
- a CDS encoding helix-turn-helix and ligand-binding sensor domain-containing protein, with translation MQLKHYKVLFLFSFFIASYNVTAQYIPYFKNYTLTEYNAGNQNWDVSRADNGKLYVANDKGLVEFDGLKWNFYQLPNKTIIRSVLAHKDLIYTGSYEEFGYWKKNSKGKLIYTSLSNFKEDETPSDEEFWQIFFHDDAILFRSFSNLYIYKNGEIKQVKPESTILSCSVVDNRVYVSTVGNGIFILEGDLLKPFINTRELVDAKIISIVNYNKEELFITTALNGCYLYHKANNKLEPWESDISNIIKEQQLNTFQVLNNGDMVFGTIKNGVYVTNKSGHVKYHINKENGLLNNTVLGHELGSNNNLWVGLDNGIAEIDLDYNHTLYNDTSGKLGAVYDVISYKNTLYLGSNTGLFYLKEGNLNFIEGSQGQVWDLKEINGQLLCGHNDGTYLVENNKLRTISEFTGGWVIKKVPEAENTFIQGTYGGLVRFDISEGKWNTKHMGNKTIPIKYLVFEDTHTAWAAHAYKGLFRVRFDKNYDSILAFDDYKNKGLWSDFSIKVHKIKNDICFKTNIGWQKYEALIDSIVPHDLLNKSFGTDTDIISESGANELVTNNANDKITFLSLTEDKKGLNLPNELIQKRLVVDAESVSQLNDSIYTLNLYDGFMLINNTAKKKRDTLQKPIIEHIEIGKTLVDIDEEQVYEFPFNKSISVSISSPLSQNHFFEYAIATSDVLNWYKMDHERLELSSLGDGDYNIHFRATNLSGEVSPEKIIQITILPPWYKNSLFYFMVALIISGVVYGLHKRKIKKEQKILHDKLVKEQEILLKEKTIENDKKIVQLKNQSLKREVKLKSKQLANTAMALVKKNESMLEIKNELIKNKEGFDNSSTYKRLLRKIDNSIGHEDEWEIFEYNFNQVHEEFFNQLKAKHPKLTHKDLKICAYIKMNLLTKEIAPLMNVSIRGLETHRYRLKRKINLESDKSLSEYLRDFK, from the coding sequence ATGCAACTTAAGCACTATAAAGTTCTTTTTCTGTTTAGCTTCTTTATAGCGTCTTATAATGTAACCGCTCAATACATACCATATTTTAAGAATTATACGCTTACAGAATATAATGCAGGAAACCAAAACTGGGATGTTTCAAGAGCAGATAACGGTAAGTTATATGTTGCAAATGATAAAGGCTTAGTTGAGTTTGATGGTTTAAAATGGAATTTTTATCAGTTACCAAACAAAACGATCATACGTTCAGTATTAGCTCATAAAGATCTTATTTACACAGGATCTTATGAAGAGTTTGGATATTGGAAAAAAAACTCCAAAGGAAAATTAATTTATACTTCATTAAGTAATTTTAAAGAAGACGAAACGCCTTCAGATGAAGAGTTTTGGCAAATATTTTTTCATGACGATGCGATATTGTTCCGGTCTTTCTCAAACCTTTACATCTACAAAAACGGAGAAATAAAGCAAGTAAAACCAGAATCGACCATTCTGTCATGTAGTGTAGTAGATAACAGGGTTTATGTTTCAACAGTAGGGAATGGTATTTTTATTTTAGAAGGCGATCTATTAAAACCTTTTATAAACACAAGAGAACTAGTTGATGCTAAAATCATTTCAATAGTTAATTACAACAAGGAAGAATTATTCATAACTACGGCGCTCAATGGTTGCTATCTATATCATAAAGCCAACAATAAACTCGAACCTTGGGAGTCAGACATTAGTAACATTATCAAAGAACAGCAGCTAAATACGTTTCAAGTTCTTAATAATGGCGATATGGTTTTCGGGACCATAAAAAATGGTGTTTACGTTACCAATAAATCGGGCCACGTTAAATATCATATTAATAAGGAAAACGGTTTATTGAATAATACCGTTTTAGGCCATGAATTAGGAAGTAACAATAATTTATGGGTGGGATTAGATAATGGTATTGCTGAAATAGACCTAGACTATAACCATACCTTATACAATGACACTTCGGGGAAATTAGGGGCAGTTTATGATGTAATAAGCTATAAAAACACGCTATATCTGGGAAGCAATACAGGGCTGTTTTATTTAAAAGAAGGCAATCTTAATTTTATTGAAGGCTCTCAAGGACAAGTTTGGGATTTAAAGGAAATTAACGGACAACTATTATGCGGACACAACGACGGAACCTATCTTGTTGAGAATAATAAACTAAGAACAATATCTGAATTCACAGGAGGCTGGGTAATTAAAAAAGTTCCTGAAGCAGAAAACACTTTTATTCAAGGTACTTATGGAGGCTTGGTGCGGTTTGATATTTCTGAAGGGAAATGGAACACTAAGCACATGGGCAATAAAACAATACCCATAAAATATTTAGTTTTTGAAGATACACACACCGCATGGGCAGCCCATGCTTATAAAGGTCTGTTTAGGGTGCGATTTGATAAAAATTATGATAGTATTTTAGCCTTTGATGATTATAAGAATAAAGGACTATGGTCAGATTTTAGTATTAAGGTACATAAAATTAAAAATGATATTTGTTTTAAAACAAATATAGGCTGGCAGAAGTACGAAGCCTTGATCGATAGTATAGTGCCACATGATCTATTAAACAAGTCCTTTGGAACAGATACAGATATTATCTCCGAATCTGGTGCCAATGAATTAGTAACCAACAATGCCAATGATAAGATTACTTTTCTATCATTAACTGAGGATAAAAAAGGCTTAAACCTTCCTAATGAACTTATTCAAAAAAGACTCGTAGTAGATGCAGAAAGTGTGTCGCAACTTAATGATTCCATATATACATTAAACCTCTATGATGGTTTTATGTTAATAAATAATACCGCAAAAAAGAAAAGGGATACCCTCCAAAAACCTATTATTGAACACATAGAAATAGGTAAAACCCTTGTTGATATTGATGAAGAACAAGTTTATGAGTTTCCCTTTAATAAAAGCATAAGTGTTTCTATATCCTCACCATTATCACAAAACCACTTTTTTGAGTATGCCATTGCTACTTCAGACGTTTTAAATTGGTACAAAATGGATCATGAGAGATTAGAGTTATCTAGTTTAGGTGATGGGGATTACAATATTCATTTTAGAGCAACAAACTTGTCAGGTGAAGTCTCTCCCGAAAAAATAATTCAGATAACCATTTTACCACCATGGTATAAAAACAGTTTATTTTACTTTATGGTGGCGCTAATTATAAGTGGTGTTGTATATGGATTACATAAACGAAAAATTAAAAAAGAACAAAAGATTTTACACGATAAACTTGTAAAGGAGCAAGAAATACTTTTAAAGGAGAAAACTATAGAAAATGATAAGAAGATCGTACAGTTAAAAAACCAATCCTTAAAAAGAGAAGTCAAATTAAAAAGTAAGCAATTGGCAAATACAGCCATGGCCTTGGTGAAGAAAAATGAGTCCATGCTGGAAATTAAAAATGAACTCATAAAAAATAAAGAGGGGTTTGATAACTCATCTACCTACAAACGCTTGTTGAGAAAAATAGATAATTCCATAGGGCACGAAGATGAATGGGAAATATTCGAATACAATTTCAATCAGGTACACGAGGAGTTTTTCAACCAATTAAAAGCTAAACATCCTAAACTAACTCACAAAGATTTAAAGATTTGCGCCTACATTAAAATGAATTTATTAACTAAAGAGATTGCACCACTAATGAATGTGTCAATTAGAGGTCTAGAAACTCATAGATATCGATTAAAACGCAAGATAAATTTAGAAAGTGACAAATCTTTAAGTGAATATTTGCGAGATTTCAAATAA